From the Equus przewalskii isolate Varuska chromosome 19, EquPr2, whole genome shotgun sequence genome, one window contains:
- the LOC103565186 gene encoding histone H4: protein MSGRGKGGKGLGKGGAKRHRKVLRDNIQGITKPAIRRLARRGGVKRISGLIYEETRGVLKVFLENVIRDAVTYTEHAKRKTVTAMDVVYALKRQGRTLYGFGG, encoded by the coding sequence ATGTCTGGTCGTGGCAAGGGCGGAAAGGGTCTGGGGAAGGGGGGCGCTAAGCGTCACCGAAAAGTGCTGCGCGATAACATCCAGGGCATCACCAAACCCGCCATTAGACGTCTGGCCCGGCGCGGAGGTGTCAAGCGCATCTCCGGCCTCATCTACGAGGAGACCCGCGGGGTGCTCAAGGTCTTCCTAGAGAACGTGATCCGGGACGCGGTCACCTACACCGAGCACGCCAAGCGCAAGACGGTTACCGCCATGGACGTGGTCTACGCGCTCAAGCGCCAGGGGCGCACCCTCTACGGCTTCGGCGGCTAA
- the H1-6 gene encoding histone H1t, with amino-acid sequence MSETAPAAPAEPVLSSMEKPPAKKRGKKPVGLTGGSRKVPGSSVSKLITEALSVSQERAGMSLAALKKALAAAGYDVEKNNRRIKLGLKSLVSKGTLVQTRGTGASGSFKLSKKATPEPAKGRVKKGASANAKKLVLPKGSKSPKSAKTNKRTSKARTPAAQPSARGGRKSKGAKGKQQLKSPGKGRTGKPKTGKPKLTQQRTNPRKTASKK; translated from the coding sequence ATGTCTGAGACTGCGCCAGCAGCCCCAGCCGAACCTGTTTTATCTTCTATGGAGAAGCCTCCAGCCAAGAAGCGAGGGAAGAAGCCGGTTGGCTTGACGGGTGGAAGTCGCAAAGTTCCTGGTTCGTCTGTGTCCAAGTTGATCACTGAGGCTCTCTCAGTGTCCCAGGAGCGAGCGGGCATGTCGCTGGCCGCTCTCAAGAAGGCGCTGGCAGCTGCCGGCTACGACGTGGAGAAGAACAACAGGCGCATCAAGTTGGGCCTCAAGAGCCTCGTGAGCAAGGGCACTCTGGTACAGACAAGGGGTACCGGCGCCTCCGGCTCTTTCAAGCTAAGCAAAAAGGCTACTCCTGAGCCCGCCAAGGGCAGAGTCAAAAAGGGTGCTTCTGCCAACGCTAAGAAGCTGGTCTTACCCAAGGGCTCGAAGTCTCCAAAGAGTGCCAAGACCAACAAGAGGACCAGCAAGGCGAGGACACCAGCAGCTCAGCCATCTGCCAGAGGCGGCAGGAAGTCTAAAGGTGCTAAGGGCAAGCAACAGCTGAAGagcccagggaagggaagaacTGGGAAGCCCAAGACCGGCAAGCCCAAATTAACGCAGCAAAGGACAAATCCTAGGAAGACAGCATCCAAGAAGTAA